The proteins below are encoded in one region of Mya arenaria isolate MELC-2E11 chromosome 15, ASM2691426v1:
- the LOC128219902 gene encoding uncharacterized protein LOC128219902, which yields MEDFSTENDENLEEYIKNIFKVDFYCPDLTMVKMVHARAMERFRYQFEDMTNATMCSYMKQNMGKDIMQYIVNNYYGYYRKRGIEQDFENVNMDMTAFDEICGRVRMMVDGMLVNFMDIEKLFDGSTPREEVRQKFEPVVGNEKWWRMDQAMRILEGDWQSPDMSLIMK from the exons ATGGAGGACTTCTCAACCGAAAATGACGAAAACCTAGAAGAGTACATTAAGAACATTTTCAAGGTGGACTTTTATTGTCCTGACCTAACCATGGTCAAGATGGTTCACGCCCGTGCAATGGAGAGATTCAGATACCA GTTCGAGGACATGACTAACGCAACAATGTGTTCGTACATGAAACAGAACATGGGCAAGGACATCATGCAATACATCGTGAACAACTATTACGGTTACTACAGAAAGAGGGGCATTGAGCAGGACTTTGAGAATGTAAACATGGACATGACG GCGTTCGACGAGATATGTGGACGTGTACGTATGATGGTGGACGGAATGTTGGTTAACTTTATGGACATCGAGAAACTGTTCGATGGTTCCACGCCCAGGGAAGAGGTCAGACAGAAGTTTGAACCAGTTGTTG GAAATGAGAAGTGGTGGCGAATGGATCAAGCAATGCGTATCCTGGAGGGAGATTGGCAATCACCTGACATGTCTCTTATCATGAAATAG